A genomic region of Microbacterium schleiferi contains the following coding sequences:
- the argF gene encoding ornithine carbamoyltransferase — protein sequence MTRHLLRDDDLTPQEQAEILTLAAELKTDRWKVQPLAGPQTVAVIFDKSSTRTRVSFAVGIADLGGSPLIISTANSQLGGKETPADTARVLERQVAAIVWRTYAQAGLEEMAAGTRVPVINALSDDFHPCQILADLLTIQEHKGELKGLTLAFFGDGRTNMGQSYVLGGVTAGMHVRVASPVEYAPREDVVADADRRAAQTGGSVALYTDPNEAAAGADIIVTDTWVSMGKEDEKLQRLRDLTPYKVSQELMSLAKDDAIFIHCLPADRGYEVDAEVIDGPQSVVWDEAENRLHAQKALLVWLLQQQ from the coding sequence ATGACCCGCCACCTGCTTCGCGACGATGACCTGACTCCCCAGGAGCAGGCGGAGATTCTGACGCTTGCCGCCGAGCTGAAGACTGACCGCTGGAAGGTCCAGCCGCTGGCAGGCCCCCAGACGGTCGCGGTGATCTTCGACAAGTCCTCGACCCGGACCCGCGTGTCGTTCGCCGTCGGCATTGCCGATCTGGGCGGATCGCCGCTGATCATCTCGACGGCGAACAGTCAGCTGGGAGGCAAGGAGACCCCGGCCGACACGGCTCGCGTGCTCGAGCGACAGGTCGCGGCGATCGTGTGGCGCACGTATGCGCAGGCGGGGCTCGAAGAGATGGCGGCAGGCACGCGCGTGCCCGTCATCAACGCGCTCAGCGACGACTTCCATCCGTGCCAGATCCTGGCCGACCTCCTCACGATTCAGGAGCACAAGGGAGAGCTGAAGGGCCTCACGCTGGCCTTCTTCGGTGACGGGCGCACCAACATGGGGCAGTCCTACGTGCTCGGCGGTGTCACCGCCGGGATGCACGTCCGGGTCGCCTCCCCGGTCGAGTACGCGCCGCGCGAAGACGTCGTGGCCGACGCCGACCGTCGCGCGGCGCAGACCGGGGGCTCCGTCGCCCTGTACACCGACCCCAACGAAGCTGCCGCCGGCGCCGACATCATCGTCACCGACACGTGGGTCTCGATGGGCAAAGAAGACGAAAAGCTCCAGCGGCTGCGCGACCTCACGCCCTACAAGGTGTCGCAGGAGCTCATGAGTCTCGCCAAGGACGACGCGATCTTCATCCACTGCCTGCCCGCCGACCGCGGGTACGAAGTGGATGCCGAGGTCATCGACGGCCCGCAGAGCGTGGTGTGGGACGAGGCCGAGAACCGACTCCACGCGCAGAAGGCACTGCTGGTGTGGTTGCTGCAGCAGCAGTAG
- a CDS encoding YhgE/Pip domain-containing protein: protein MTGLSGLLAGGGRGRAIALAVFAIVIPLLVMLTLLPRQTQEQVPVAIVNLDVPIESGSTPVAAGKLVTENLLTTNDGIAWTLTDTATADQGLAMGTYLAVVTIPADFSKDVATLGTDAPTQADLTVQTSTRHGYLSGVLAEALAAGLPRGVEAQLTSGYVSGTLEAFTELHTGIGQAADGAGELASGITDAAGGAAVLAQGQRELVTGLEGIGTVLRALPTGVRDLGALSSAAGSDAAALAGSLAGAAIDAEALSLAQDAGVANLDVLAALISADPTAPAGDLLDDILALRGGAAAIASDLQNQAGALAGDAVDAAELAVGADAVADLAGPAASALTEVAAAQQAAVSGASDIATGMADLATGLETAGGAAGDLASGLDEAASSIPSYSSAQQQSIANTVASPIGVTTTSIGGPDSALAAAVAALAPVSLWLGALATFLVVAPFARASLVTPATSAHIAADAALVALGIAAVQSLLVWLGIAVLGIVPDRIAVAYGLTLAVAVSFALFHQALTALFGRAGLIVSVLALGIQLVAAGTLQPVTDGSLAATPFSILPLSIALQGADALVGGSLHEVLGAAVGLLIWAALAFAGTVIGVRRARARAVSALLPA, encoded by the coding sequence ATGACGGGCCTGTCGGGCCTGCTGGCCGGTGGCGGCCGTGGGCGGGCGATTGCGCTCGCGGTCTTCGCGATCGTCATCCCGCTGCTGGTCATGCTGACGCTGCTGCCGCGTCAGACCCAGGAGCAGGTTCCGGTCGCGATCGTGAATCTCGATGTTCCGATCGAGAGTGGGAGCACTCCGGTTGCCGCCGGCAAGCTCGTGACCGAGAACCTCCTGACGACCAATGACGGGATCGCCTGGACCCTGACCGATACGGCGACGGCCGATCAGGGGCTGGCGATGGGGACCTACCTTGCCGTCGTGACGATCCCCGCCGATTTCTCGAAGGACGTCGCAACCCTCGGCACTGACGCGCCCACGCAGGCTGACCTGACCGTGCAGACCAGCACCCGCCACGGCTATCTGTCGGGAGTGCTGGCCGAGGCGCTGGCGGCCGGACTGCCCCGTGGCGTGGAAGCCCAGCTCACCTCGGGATATGTCTCGGGCACGCTGGAGGCGTTCACGGAACTGCACACCGGCATCGGCCAGGCCGCCGACGGCGCGGGAGAGCTGGCGAGCGGGATCACCGACGCCGCTGGCGGAGCGGCTGTGCTCGCCCAGGGGCAGCGGGAGCTGGTCACGGGCCTCGAGGGGATCGGAACGGTGCTTCGCGCCCTCCCGACCGGCGTTCGCGATCTGGGTGCGCTTAGTTCGGCGGCCGGATCTGACGCAGCTGCGCTCGCGGGATCGCTGGCCGGTGCCGCGATCGACGCCGAGGCGCTCTCGCTCGCGCAGGATGCCGGGGTGGCAAACCTCGACGTCCTGGCCGCACTGATCTCCGCGGACCCGACGGCCCCGGCGGGTGATCTGCTCGATGACATCCTCGCGCTGCGCGGCGGCGCGGCAGCCATCGCGTCGGACCTCCAGAATCAGGCGGGAGCCCTCGCCGGTGACGCTGTCGATGCCGCCGAGCTCGCGGTCGGCGCTGACGCGGTCGCCGACCTCGCCGGACCCGCGGCATCCGCCCTGACGGAGGTCGCCGCAGCTCAGCAAGCCGCGGTCTCCGGCGCATCCGATATCGCGACGGGCATGGCGGATCTGGCAACAGGCCTCGAGACCGCGGGCGGTGCCGCGGGTGACCTTGCCAGCGGACTGGATGAGGCAGCATCCAGCATCCCCAGCTACTCAAGCGCCCAGCAGCAGAGCATCGCGAACACTGTCGCGTCGCCGATCGGGGTCACCACCACGAGCATCGGCGGACCCGACTCCGCACTGGCTGCTGCCGTCGCTGCCCTGGCGCCGGTCTCGCTGTGGCTGGGAGCCCTCGCGACCTTCCTGGTCGTGGCGCCCTTTGCCCGGGCCTCTCTTGTGACCCCGGCGACCTCCGCGCACATCGCCGCTGACGCTGCTCTGGTGGCGCTGGGCATCGCGGCGGTGCAATCCCTGCTCGTCTGGCTCGGCATCGCGGTGCTCGGTATCGTTCCGGACCGGATCGCCGTGGCCTACGGGCTGACCCTTGCCGTCGCGGTGTCGTTCGCGCTGTTCCATCAGGCCCTCACGGCTCTGTTCGGCCGCGCGGGTCTCATCGTCTCGGTCCTCGCTCTGGGCATTCAGCTCGTCGCCGCGGGGACCCTCCAACCGGTGACTGATGGGTCGCTGGCTGCCACACCGTTCTCGATCTTGCCGCTGAGTATCGCCCTGCAAGGTGCCGATGCCCTCGTGGGCGGGTCGTTGCACGAGGTACTGGGGGCCGCGGTCGGGCTGCTCATCTGGGCAGCTCTCGCCTTCGCGGGCACCGTGATCGGCGTCCGCAGGGCCCGCGCTCGGGCCGTGAGCGCGCTGCTTCCGGCGTGA
- a CDS encoding SatD family protein: protein MTIAVIADIVGSRRLADRDAAQRELEATIARVHAERPTAITPLTATFADEFQAVFEDLDQALAWLLLLQLALPEGIELRFGIGIGAVGAVSSATDHISDGPGWWSARDAVEAVHRLQDRAVPRARTRVVAGAGEDAAMAERVRSVNAYLLVRDEIVGAMTPRTRRLAYGRCLGRTQRDLAAEEGITQSAVSQALAAGGAAGLVAGFQTLEEGPR, encoded by the coding sequence GTGACCATCGCGGTGATCGCCGACATCGTCGGCTCCCGGCGCCTCGCCGACCGGGATGCCGCGCAGCGCGAGCTTGAGGCGACGATCGCGCGCGTCCACGCCGAGCGACCGACCGCGATCACCCCGCTGACGGCGACGTTCGCCGATGAGTTCCAGGCGGTGTTCGAGGACCTGGATCAGGCGCTCGCGTGGCTGCTGCTGCTGCAGCTCGCCCTTCCCGAGGGGATCGAGCTGCGCTTCGGGATCGGGATCGGCGCCGTGGGGGCCGTCTCGTCTGCGACCGACCACATCTCCGATGGCCCCGGTTGGTGGTCCGCCCGGGACGCGGTCGAGGCCGTGCACCGCCTGCAGGATCGCGCGGTGCCGCGTGCCCGGACGCGCGTTGTCGCGGGTGCGGGGGAGGATGCGGCCATGGCCGAGCGCGTCCGATCCGTGAACGCCTACCTGCTTGTCCGCGACGAGATCGTCGGCGCGATGACGCCGCGCACGCGCCGGCTCGCGTACGGCCGGTGCCTGGGCCGCACGCAGCGCGACCTGGCCGCCGAGGAGGGAATCACGCAGTCGGCGGTCTCTCAAGCGCTCGCCGCCGGCGGTGCCGCGGGGCTCGTGGCCGGATTCCAGACACTGGAGGAGGGCCCCCGGTGA
- the argC gene encoding N-acetyl-gamma-glutamyl-phosphate reductase encodes MTYSVAVSGASGYAGGEILRLLAGHPDIDIRTVTAHSTAGQPLIEHQPHLRSLSHLMLQETTPEILAGHDIVVLALPHGQSAQYTDALGEVPVVIDAGADHRLRDALAWEKFYGGPHPEPWAYGVPELPTRGGKIRDTLAGATRIAAPGCNASTVSLSLAPGVAAGVIDPSDIVSVLAVGPSGAGKSLKPHLLASEVLGSANPYAVGGTHRHIPEIRQALQDAGAAEVRISFTPVIVPMARGILATSTAPISADATDADIRAAWEQAYADEPFVQLLPEGHVPRTADVIGANTALLGLAIDRAAGRMVVVAAVDNLVKGTAGAAVQSMNIALGLPETRALSTNGVAP; translated from the coding sequence ATGACCTACTCGGTCGCCGTCTCGGGCGCCTCCGGATACGCAGGCGGCGAGATCCTGCGGTTGCTGGCGGGACATCCCGACATCGACATCCGCACCGTCACCGCCCACTCCACGGCGGGCCAGCCGCTGATCGAGCACCAGCCGCATCTGCGCTCGCTCTCTCACTTGATGCTCCAGGAAACCACCCCGGAGATTCTCGCGGGCCACGACATCGTGGTCCTCGCGCTGCCGCACGGGCAGTCCGCGCAGTACACCGACGCCCTCGGCGAGGTGCCGGTGGTGATCGACGCCGGCGCCGATCACCGGCTGCGTGATGCGCTGGCGTGGGAGAAGTTCTACGGCGGTCCTCACCCCGAGCCCTGGGCCTACGGCGTGCCCGAACTGCCCACCCGAGGCGGGAAGATCCGCGACACCCTCGCGGGTGCGACCCGGATCGCCGCGCCGGGGTGCAACGCCTCGACCGTCAGCCTCTCGCTTGCTCCGGGCGTCGCAGCCGGGGTCATCGATCCGAGCGATATCGTCAGCGTCCTCGCCGTCGGCCCCTCCGGCGCCGGCAAGAGCCTCAAACCCCACCTGCTGGCAAGCGAGGTGCTCGGCAGCGCGAATCCGTATGCCGTCGGCGGCACGCACCGGCACATTCCCGAGATCCGTCAGGCGCTGCAGGATGCCGGGGCCGCCGAGGTGCGCATCTCCTTCACTCCCGTCATCGTCCCGATGGCCCGAGGGATCCTCGCCACCTCGACGGCGCCGATCTCGGCGGATGCCACGGATGCCGACATCCGTGCGGCCTGGGAGCAGGCGTACGCCGACGAGCCATTCGTACAGCTGCTCCCGGAGGGTCACGTCCCGCGAACTGCCGACGTCATCGGGGCCAACACGGCGCTGCTGGGGCTTGCGATCGATCGCGCTGCCGGCCGTATGGTCGTCGTCGCTGCCGTCGACAACCTCGTCAAGGGGACGGCGGGCGCAGCTGTCCAGTCCATGAACATCGCGCTCGGTCTTCCCGAGACCCGCGCTCTGAGCACGAACGGAGTGGCACCGTGA
- the argJ gene encoding bifunctional glutamate N-acetyltransferase/amino-acid acetyltransferase ArgJ — protein sequence MTVTVPAGFEAAGVAVGLKSTGKPDVAVVVNRGPLAVGAAVFTSNRAKANPILWSQQAIQDGVVEAIVLNSGGANCFTGSFGFLTTHLTAERAAELLGVSAGDIQVCSTGLIGTGDQVFRDKVLAGTEAAIGALSTSGGDDAARAIMTTDSRPKTSTVTADGWTIGGMAKGAGMLAPGLATMLVVLTTDAVLTAAEADEHLRAATRVSFDRLDSDGCMSTNDQVTLMVSGASGIVPAPDAFRAALIEVCTDLATQLQSDAEGASHDITIEVIHAASEDDAVEVGRSVARNNLFKAAIFGNDPNWGRVLAAIGTTDAEFDPYAVDVEMNGVRVCSDGGPDQPRELVDLSPRATSVVIDLKVGDASATIYTNDLTHDYVHENSAYSS from the coding sequence GTGACCGTCACCGTACCCGCGGGATTCGAGGCGGCGGGTGTCGCCGTCGGCTTGAAATCCACCGGAAAGCCGGATGTCGCCGTGGTCGTCAACCGCGGTCCGCTCGCTGTCGGTGCGGCGGTCTTCACGAGCAACCGTGCCAAGGCCAACCCGATCCTCTGGTCGCAGCAGGCCATCCAGGATGGCGTCGTCGAGGCCATCGTGCTCAACTCGGGCGGCGCGAACTGCTTCACGGGATCGTTCGGGTTTCTCACGACGCACCTGACCGCCGAGCGGGCAGCCGAGCTCCTCGGTGTGAGCGCGGGCGACATCCAGGTGTGTTCCACCGGCCTCATCGGCACGGGAGATCAGGTCTTCCGCGACAAGGTGCTCGCGGGAACCGAGGCCGCCATCGGCGCGCTGTCGACCAGTGGCGGCGATGATGCGGCCCGAGCGATCATGACGACGGACTCCCGTCCGAAGACCAGCACCGTCACGGCAGACGGGTGGACGATCGGCGGGATGGCCAAGGGGGCCGGAATGCTGGCTCCCGGGCTTGCGACGATGCTCGTCGTCCTGACCACCGATGCCGTTCTCACGGCCGCCGAAGCCGACGAGCACCTCCGGGCTGCCACGCGCGTGAGCTTCGACCGCCTCGACTCCGACGGCTGCATGTCGACCAACGACCAGGTGACACTGATGGTCAGTGGCGCCAGCGGCATCGTCCCCGCTCCGGACGCGTTCCGGGCGGCGCTGATCGAGGTCTGCACCGACCTCGCGACCCAACTGCAGTCCGACGCCGAGGGGGCGAGCCACGACATCACCATCGAGGTGATCCACGCGGCATCCGAGGACGACGCCGTCGAGGTCGGGCGTTCGGTAGCCCGGAACAACCTGTTCAAGGCCGCGATCTTCGGCAACGACCCCAACTGGGGACGTGTGCTGGCAGCGATCGGCACGACGGATGCCGAGTTCGACCCGTATGCCGTGGATGTCGAGATGAACGGCGTCCGCGTGTGTTCCGACGGCGGTCCTGATCAGCCCCGCGAGCTCGTGGACCTCTCGCCGCGCGCGACGAGCGTCGTCATCGACCTCAAGGTCGGCGACGCCTCGGCCACGATCTACACCAACGACCTCACCCACGACTACGTTCACGAGAACAGCGCCTACTCCTCATGA
- the argH gene encoding argininosuccinate lyase yields MSATGDATHDGALWGARFASGPSPELAALSVSTHFDWALAAYDIRGSRAHASALEAAGYLTADEAAGMRAGLDELEAAVARGDVVARPQDEDVHGALEQALIDIIGPELGGKLRAGRSRNDQIATLVRMYLLDHTRTLAREIIRLIDALVAQAEAHPSAIMPGRTHLQHAQPILLAHHLLAHAWPLVRDLERLRDWSVRASVSPYGGGALAGSTLGLDPALVAAELGLSRPAENSLDGTAARDVVAEFAFIAAQIGVDLSRCAEDIIVWNTREFGFVTLDDAYSTGSSIMPQKKNPDIAELARGKAGRLIGNLTGLLATLKGLPLAYNRDLQEDKEPVFDSVRTLEIVLPAFAGMVATLRFDTERMAELAPQGFSLATDVAEWLVRQGVPFRDAHEISGSLVQACERRGIGLEDADDELLAEVSSHLTPAVREVLTIEGSVASRTGAGGTAPVRVAEQRAELISRAQGAAHALGL; encoded by the coding sequence ATGAGCGCGACGGGTGATGCAACGCACGATGGCGCCCTCTGGGGTGCGCGATTCGCTTCCGGTCCTTCGCCGGAATTGGCGGCCCTCAGCGTCTCGACGCACTTCGACTGGGCCCTCGCCGCATACGACATCCGGGGATCGCGCGCGCATGCGTCAGCCCTGGAGGCCGCCGGCTACCTCACCGCTGACGAAGCGGCGGGTATGCGGGCCGGCCTCGACGAGCTGGAGGCTGCCGTCGCCCGCGGGGATGTGGTCGCCAGACCCCAGGACGAGGACGTCCACGGGGCGCTCGAGCAGGCACTCATCGACATCATCGGTCCCGAGCTCGGTGGAAAGCTCCGGGCCGGCCGGAGTCGCAACGACCAGATCGCGACCCTTGTCCGGATGTACCTGCTCGACCACACGCGCACGCTGGCGCGCGAGATCATTCGCCTCATCGATGCCCTCGTCGCCCAAGCCGAGGCGCATCCGTCGGCGATCATGCCGGGACGCACCCACCTGCAGCACGCACAGCCGATCCTGCTCGCCCACCACCTTCTCGCTCACGCGTGGCCGCTCGTGCGTGACCTCGAGCGTCTCCGTGACTGGTCGGTGCGGGCATCCGTCTCGCCGTATGGCGGGGGAGCGCTCGCCGGATCCACGCTCGGCCTTGATCCTGCCCTCGTCGCTGCCGAGCTGGGCCTGTCGCGACCCGCAGAGAACTCCCTGGACGGCACCGCGGCCCGCGATGTCGTCGCCGAGTTCGCCTTCATCGCCGCTCAGATCGGCGTCGATCTGTCGCGCTGTGCCGAAGACATCATCGTGTGGAACACGCGGGAGTTCGGCTTCGTGACCCTCGACGACGCGTACTCCACCGGCTCGAGCATCATGCCGCAGAAGAAGAACCCCGATATCGCGGAACTCGCGCGCGGCAAGGCCGGGCGGCTCATCGGAAACCTCACTGGTCTGCTCGCGACGCTGAAGGGTCTGCCGTTGGCCTACAACCGCGACCTGCAGGAAGACAAAGAACCGGTCTTCGATTCGGTGCGCACCCTCGAGATCGTGCTGCCCGCCTTCGCCGGGATGGTCGCGACTTTGCGCTTTGACACCGAGCGGATGGCGGAGCTGGCGCCGCAGGGTTTCTCGCTGGCGACGGACGTGGCCGAGTGGCTCGTCCGACAGGGAGTTCCGTTCCGCGACGCGCACGAGATCTCCGGTTCGCTGGTCCAGGCGTGCGAGCGGCGCGGAATCGGACTGGAGGATGCCGACGACGAGCTGCTCGCGGAGGTCTCGTCCCACCTGACGCCCGCCGTGCGCGAGGTGCTGACGATCGAGGGGTCGGTCGCCAGTCGAACCGGTGCCGGCGGCACGGCTCCCGTGCGGGTCGCCGAGCAGCGGGCGGAACTGATCTCCCGCGCGCAGGGCGCGGCCCACGCGCTCGGACTGTGA
- a CDS encoding heparan-alpha-glucosaminide N-acetyltransferase domain-containing protein, whose amino-acid sequence MVAAAAVADRIVGNLRRLDGPPRIPGIDLARGLAVIGMLAAHLYTLPEIDWTDPATWGGIAGGRSSILFATLAGVSISIATAGPRAPRTPRRWLAWRALVLWVIGIVLILTGIPVYVILPAYAILFAAAIPFLRVRSATLWIWAGAVALVVPWLLPPVEAAPFWDTARGRRCSC is encoded by the coding sequence GTGGTTGCTGCAGCAGCAGTAGCAGATCGGATCGTCGGCAATCTGCGCCGGCTCGACGGGCCGCCGCGGATCCCGGGGATCGACCTCGCGCGCGGGCTCGCCGTGATCGGCATGCTCGCCGCCCACCTGTACACCCTCCCGGAGATCGACTGGACCGACCCGGCGACCTGGGGTGGGATCGCCGGGGGACGGTCGTCGATTCTGTTCGCGACCCTCGCGGGAGTGTCGATCTCGATCGCCACGGCAGGGCCGCGCGCCCCGCGGACACCGCGGCGGTGGTTGGCCTGGCGTGCCCTCGTGCTGTGGGTGATCGGCATCGTGCTGATCCTGACGGGTATTCCGGTGTACGTCATCCTGCCGGCCTACGCGATCCTGTTCGCGGCGGCGATTCCGTTCCTGCGCGTGCGCAGCGCGACCCTGTGGATCTGGGCGGGTGCGGTTGCCCTGGTCGTTCCGTGGCTGCTTCCCCCCGTCGAGGCCGCACCGTTTTGGGACACAGCCCGGGGGAGGCGGTGTTCCTGCTGA
- a CDS encoding acetylornithine transaminase, with amino-acid sequence MNDEAMIPASWLHDARRDLLANAGDRLALFTRGEGAYLWDDEGKRYLDFLAGIAVNSLGHAHPAFVEAVAAQAATLAHVSNYFATPPQLALAARLKRLAGTGESGRVYFSNSGAEANEAAFKLARLHGAPRDGAPGRPRILALTDAFHGRTMGTLALTGKPGMQEPFLPMVPGVEFLDSTIEALEAALDESVAALILEPIKGEAGVVPLPDGYLEAARELTRRHGALLILDEIQTGAGRTGEWFAFQHTGITPDAITVAKGIGGGFPIGALITYGEASELFYPGTHGSTFGGNALATAVAGAVLEEIESADLVTNARVRGAQVSEGILAIDSPLIAGCRGQGLLLGVALSRPVAKAVVAAAQEHGLVVNAANDDTIRIAPALTIGDVEIDEFLTLFAAALATVTDALLLDESSQPDDKEAAQ; translated from the coding sequence ATGAACGACGAGGCAATGATCCCGGCATCCTGGCTGCACGATGCCCGCCGCGACCTCCTCGCCAACGCCGGTGACCGCCTGGCTCTGTTCACCCGCGGCGAGGGCGCCTACCTGTGGGATGACGAGGGTAAGCGTTACCTGGACTTTCTTGCGGGCATTGCCGTGAACTCGCTCGGGCACGCGCATCCCGCCTTCGTCGAGGCCGTCGCCGCTCAGGCGGCGACCCTCGCGCACGTGTCCAACTACTTCGCGACACCGCCGCAGTTGGCGCTTGCGGCGCGACTGAAGAGGCTCGCCGGAACCGGCGAGTCCGGACGCGTCTACTTCTCCAACTCCGGTGCTGAGGCCAACGAAGCGGCCTTCAAACTCGCGCGGCTGCACGGCGCCCCGCGTGACGGTGCGCCCGGCCGGCCCCGCATCCTCGCCCTCACTGACGCGTTCCACGGTCGGACGATGGGCACCCTGGCCCTCACGGGCAAGCCGGGGATGCAGGAGCCGTTCCTGCCGATGGTTCCCGGCGTCGAGTTTCTCGATTCCACGATCGAGGCCCTCGAGGCCGCGCTGGACGAGTCGGTCGCCGCGCTCATCCTCGAGCCCATCAAGGGTGAAGCCGGCGTTGTGCCGCTCCCGGACGGCTACCTCGAGGCAGCCCGCGAGCTGACCCGGCGTCACGGCGCGCTCCTCATCCTCGATGAGATCCAGACCGGCGCCGGTCGGACCGGCGAGTGGTTCGCTTTCCAGCACACGGGGATCACCCCGGACGCCATCACGGTGGCCAAGGGCATCGGAGGCGGATTCCCGATCGGGGCACTCATCACCTACGGCGAAGCGAGCGAGCTGTTCTACCCCGGAACCCACGGGTCGACGTTCGGCGGCAATGCGCTGGCCACCGCGGTCGCGGGGGCGGTGCTCGAGGAGATCGAGAGTGCCGACCTCGTGACCAACGCCCGCGTCCGCGGCGCACAGGTGAGCGAGGGCATCCTCGCCATCGACTCGCCGTTGATCGCCGGATGCCGCGGGCAGGGGTTGCTGCTGGGCGTCGCGCTCTCGCGCCCGGTCGCGAAGGCCGTCGTGGCTGCCGCGCAAGAACACGGGCTCGTCGTCAATGCCGCCAACGACGACACGATTCGGATCGCGCCGGCCCTGACGATCGGCGACGTCGAAATCGACGAGTTCCTGACGCTGTTCGCCGCGGCTCTGGCAACTGTGACCGATGCCCTGCTGCTGGACGAGAGCTCGCAGCCCGACGACAAGGAAGCCGCGCAATGA